The Megalopta genalis isolate 19385.01 chromosome 9, iyMegGena1_principal, whole genome shotgun sequence genome includes a window with the following:
- the LOC117224694 gene encoding splicing factor 3B subunit 2 isoform X1 — MISNVYLSEIVKFIMENIPGSENQQIPHSMPPMMSIPPNSNHGVPGMEHPKMLPSLLSLKVSPPSELQNQNSVDDGEREADGDSMKLPAALEQALAFKTERAKEVGADPNDIASLERSSNHENVREDATQLDDVIIEPEAAMEKIDAKSNKTKKKKKKKRKKHNISKEAENKKDDIENSKPNQDMPEIVYIQEIPSINDLEPMYRQFARIFEAFKLTEPEPKSAEADKGEPIGQYPPITNLQTTGTVPSKVPPLDDFDDDANQPQQQQGTGENGAPRLSKRKLKRLTRLSVAELKQLVGRPDVVEMHDVTARDPKLLVQLKAHRNTVPVPRHWCFKRKYLQGKRGIEKPPFDLPDFIKRTGITEMRASLQERDDTRTLKAKMRERARPKLGKIDIDYQKLHDAFFKWQTKPRMTIHGDLYYEGKEFETRLKEKKPGELSDELRTALGMPVGPNCHKVPPPWLIAMQRYGPPPSYPNLKIPGLNAPIPEGCAFGYHAGGWGKPPVDETGRPLYGDVFGISRAPGGDAMDEEIDRGMWGEPESESSGDEDEDEDAEEGGEGEGEGKETDGDASGLVTPGAEGLITPSGITSIPAGLETPETIELRKKKIESEMEGGDTPALYTVLQERRTEGLGASMMGSTHVYDMTGAAGGQAPPSVIAARRGVSGTTSDGRTEKDGAVELALDPSELDLDSEAMASRYEETMRSRQAHLRREDLSDMLQDHVQRQKSKRKRQQGQDSKASKKYKEFKF, encoded by the exons ATGATTAGTAATGTTTATTTATCAGAAATAGTGAAGTTTATTATGGAAAATATACCAGGAAGTGAG AATCAACAAATTCCTCATTCGATGCCACCAATGATGAGCATCCCTCCAAACAGTAACCATGGAGTTCCAGGGATGGAGCATCCTAAAATGTTACCCAGTTTACTGAGCCTAAAGGTCAGTCCACCAAGCGAATTACAAAATCAAAATTCGGTGGATGACGGAGAAAGAGAAGCAGATGGTGATTCAATGAAACTACCGGCAGCTTTAGAACAGGCTCTAGCTTTCAAAACTGAGAGAGCCAAAGAGGTAGGTGCAGAtccaaacgatatagcttcattagAAAGGTCATCTAATCATGAAAATGTAAGGGAAGATGCGACGCAATTAGATGACGTAATAATTGAACCTGAAGCAGCAATGGAGAAAATAGATGCAAAGTCGAATAAAactaaaaagaagaaaaagaaaaagaggaaaaagCATAATATAAGCAAAGAGgcagaaaataaaaaagacGATATAGAGAATTCGAAACCTAATCAAGATATGCCAGAGATTGTATATATTCAGGAGATCCCCAGTATCAACGATTTAGAGCCAATGTACCGTCAGTTTGCTAGAATCTTTGAAGCGTTCAAATTAACTGAACCTGAACCAAAGTCTGCTGAAGCAGATAAAGGTGAACCGATAGGACAGTATCCTCCTATAACAAATTTACAAACAACAGGAACTGTACCTAGCAAAGTACCACCGTTGGATGACTTTGACGACGATGCGAATCAACCGCAACAACAGCAGGGAACCGGTGAAAATGGTGCTCCACGTCTTTCCAAGAGAAAACTAAAAAGGCTAACACGTTTGAGCGTAGCAGAACTGAAGCAACTGGTAGGTCGTCCCGATGTCGTTGAAATGCACGACGTTACCGCCAGGGATCCGAAACTCCTTGTACAATTGAAAGCTCACCGCAATACAGTGCCTGTGCCGAGGCACTGGTGTTTCAAGAGGAAATATCTCCAGGGCAAACGTGGTATCGAGAAGCCTCCTTTCGACTTACCAGACTTTATAAAACGTACAGGAATCACCGAGATGAGAGCGAGCCTGCAAGAACGAGACGATACACGCACATTAAAAGCCAAAATGAGGGAAAGAGCGAGACCCAAGCTTGGCAAAATAGATATTGACTATCAGAAACTGCATGATGCGTTCTTCAAGTGGCAAACGAAACCTCGTATGACTATTCACGGTGACCTGTACTACGAGGGCAAAGAATTCGAGACACGTTTGAAGGAGAAGAAACCTGGAGAACTGTCCGACGAATTGCGTACTGCGCTCGGTATGCCGGTGGGACCCAATTGTCACAAAGTTCCGCCACCGTGGTTGATCGCTATGCAACGTTATGGACCGCCACCGAGTTATCCAAATTTAAAGATACCCGGTTTGAATGCGCCTATACCCGAGGGATGTGCGTTTGGATATCATGCTGGTGGCTGGGGAAAGCCTCCTGTGGATGAAACTGGACGACCTTTGTACGGAGACGTGTTTGGAATCTCTCGTGCACCAGGTGGCGATGCGATGGACGAGGAGATCGACAGGGGCATGTGGGGCGAACCTGAATCAGAATCGTCCGGAGACGAAGACGAGGACGAAGATGCGGAGGAAGGCGGAGAAGGTGAAGGAGAAGGAAAGGAGACAGACGGAGATGCGAGCGGGTTGGTTACACCCGGTGCAGAAGGTTTGATAACGCCGAGTGGAATCACGTCGATCCCTGCGGGCTTGGAGACAccggaaacaatcgagttgagaaaaaagaaaattgagAGCGAAATGGAAGGCGGAGACACGCCTGCTTTGTACACGGTTCTGCAAGAACGACGAACAGAGGGTCTTGGTGCCAGCATGATGGGCAGCACGCATGTATATGATATGACAGGCGCTGCAGGTGGTCAAGCACCTCCATCGGTGATCGCTGCACGACGCGGTGTAAGCGGGACAACATCGGATGGAAGGACAGAGAAAGATGGAGCCGTTGAACTGGCATTGGATCCGAGTGAGTTGGATCTAGACTCTGAAGCAATGGCATCGCGGTACGAGGAAACTATGCGGTCACGTCAGGCTCATTTGAGGAGAGAAGATCTTTCGGACATGCTTCAGGATCACGTACAACGACAAAAA agcaAACGCAAACGGCAACAAGGTCAA
- the LOC117224694 gene encoding splicing factor 3B subunit 2 isoform X2, which translates to MENIPGSENQQIPHSMPPMMSIPPNSNHGVPGMEHPKMLPSLLSLKVSPPSELQNQNSVDDGEREADGDSMKLPAALEQALAFKTERAKEVGADPNDIASLERSSNHENVREDATQLDDVIIEPEAAMEKIDAKSNKTKKKKKKKRKKHNISKEAENKKDDIENSKPNQDMPEIVYIQEIPSINDLEPMYRQFARIFEAFKLTEPEPKSAEADKGEPIGQYPPITNLQTTGTVPSKVPPLDDFDDDANQPQQQQGTGENGAPRLSKRKLKRLTRLSVAELKQLVGRPDVVEMHDVTARDPKLLVQLKAHRNTVPVPRHWCFKRKYLQGKRGIEKPPFDLPDFIKRTGITEMRASLQERDDTRTLKAKMRERARPKLGKIDIDYQKLHDAFFKWQTKPRMTIHGDLYYEGKEFETRLKEKKPGELSDELRTALGMPVGPNCHKVPPPWLIAMQRYGPPPSYPNLKIPGLNAPIPEGCAFGYHAGGWGKPPVDETGRPLYGDVFGISRAPGGDAMDEEIDRGMWGEPESESSGDEDEDEDAEEGGEGEGEGKETDGDASGLVTPGAEGLITPSGITSIPAGLETPETIELRKKKIESEMEGGDTPALYTVLQERRTEGLGASMMGSTHVYDMTGAAGGQAPPSVIAARRGVSGTTSDGRTEKDGAVELALDPSELDLDSEAMASRYEETMRSRQAHLRREDLSDMLQDHVQRQKSKRKRQQGQDSKASKKYKEFKF; encoded by the exons ATGGAAAATATACCAGGAAGTGAG AATCAACAAATTCCTCATTCGATGCCACCAATGATGAGCATCCCTCCAAACAGTAACCATGGAGTTCCAGGGATGGAGCATCCTAAAATGTTACCCAGTTTACTGAGCCTAAAGGTCAGTCCACCAAGCGAATTACAAAATCAAAATTCGGTGGATGACGGAGAAAGAGAAGCAGATGGTGATTCAATGAAACTACCGGCAGCTTTAGAACAGGCTCTAGCTTTCAAAACTGAGAGAGCCAAAGAGGTAGGTGCAGAtccaaacgatatagcttcattagAAAGGTCATCTAATCATGAAAATGTAAGGGAAGATGCGACGCAATTAGATGACGTAATAATTGAACCTGAAGCAGCAATGGAGAAAATAGATGCAAAGTCGAATAAAactaaaaagaagaaaaagaaaaagaggaaaaagCATAATATAAGCAAAGAGgcagaaaataaaaaagacGATATAGAGAATTCGAAACCTAATCAAGATATGCCAGAGATTGTATATATTCAGGAGATCCCCAGTATCAACGATTTAGAGCCAATGTACCGTCAGTTTGCTAGAATCTTTGAAGCGTTCAAATTAACTGAACCTGAACCAAAGTCTGCTGAAGCAGATAAAGGTGAACCGATAGGACAGTATCCTCCTATAACAAATTTACAAACAACAGGAACTGTACCTAGCAAAGTACCACCGTTGGATGACTTTGACGACGATGCGAATCAACCGCAACAACAGCAGGGAACCGGTGAAAATGGTGCTCCACGTCTTTCCAAGAGAAAACTAAAAAGGCTAACACGTTTGAGCGTAGCAGAACTGAAGCAACTGGTAGGTCGTCCCGATGTCGTTGAAATGCACGACGTTACCGCCAGGGATCCGAAACTCCTTGTACAATTGAAAGCTCACCGCAATACAGTGCCTGTGCCGAGGCACTGGTGTTTCAAGAGGAAATATCTCCAGGGCAAACGTGGTATCGAGAAGCCTCCTTTCGACTTACCAGACTTTATAAAACGTACAGGAATCACCGAGATGAGAGCGAGCCTGCAAGAACGAGACGATACACGCACATTAAAAGCCAAAATGAGGGAAAGAGCGAGACCCAAGCTTGGCAAAATAGATATTGACTATCAGAAACTGCATGATGCGTTCTTCAAGTGGCAAACGAAACCTCGTATGACTATTCACGGTGACCTGTACTACGAGGGCAAAGAATTCGAGACACGTTTGAAGGAGAAGAAACCTGGAGAACTGTCCGACGAATTGCGTACTGCGCTCGGTATGCCGGTGGGACCCAATTGTCACAAAGTTCCGCCACCGTGGTTGATCGCTATGCAACGTTATGGACCGCCACCGAGTTATCCAAATTTAAAGATACCCGGTTTGAATGCGCCTATACCCGAGGGATGTGCGTTTGGATATCATGCTGGTGGCTGGGGAAAGCCTCCTGTGGATGAAACTGGACGACCTTTGTACGGAGACGTGTTTGGAATCTCTCGTGCACCAGGTGGCGATGCGATGGACGAGGAGATCGACAGGGGCATGTGGGGCGAACCTGAATCAGAATCGTCCGGAGACGAAGACGAGGACGAAGATGCGGAGGAAGGCGGAGAAGGTGAAGGAGAAGGAAAGGAGACAGACGGAGATGCGAGCGGGTTGGTTACACCCGGTGCAGAAGGTTTGATAACGCCGAGTGGAATCACGTCGATCCCTGCGGGCTTGGAGACAccggaaacaatcgagttgagaaaaaagaaaattgagAGCGAAATGGAAGGCGGAGACACGCCTGCTTTGTACACGGTTCTGCAAGAACGACGAACAGAGGGTCTTGGTGCCAGCATGATGGGCAGCACGCATGTATATGATATGACAGGCGCTGCAGGTGGTCAAGCACCTCCATCGGTGATCGCTGCACGACGCGGTGTAAGCGGGACAACATCGGATGGAAGGACAGAGAAAGATGGAGCCGTTGAACTGGCATTGGATCCGAGTGAGTTGGATCTAGACTCTGAAGCAATGGCATCGCGGTACGAGGAAACTATGCGGTCACGTCAGGCTCATTTGAGGAGAGAAGATCTTTCGGACATGCTTCAGGATCACGTACAACGACAAAAA agcaAACGCAAACGGCAACAAGGTCAA
- the LOC117224699 gene encoding large ribosomal subunit protein eL20, which produces MKAKGELKEFEVIGRKLPTEKEKTTPLYKMRIFAPDAIVAKSRFWYFLRQLKKFKKSTGEIVSLKQISEKTPIKIKNFGIWLRYDSRSGTHNMYREYRDLSVSGAVTQCYRDMGARHRARAHSIQIIKVEMVKAANCRRPQVKQFHDSKIKFPLPKRIQHKNRMPLFSVRKPRTYFL; this is translated from the exons ATGAAAGCCAAAGGAGAA TTGAAGGAGTTTGAAGTGATCGGTCGTAAATTGCCGACCGAAAAGGAGAAAACCACACCTCTCTATAAAATGAGGATATTTGCGCCCGATGCTATTGTCGCAAAATCCAGATTTTGGTATTTTCTGCGTCAACTCAAAAAATTCAAAAAGTCTACTGGAGAAATTGTATCTCTTAAACAG ATTTCAGAGAAGACGCCTATAAAAATTAAGAATTTTGGAATTTGGTTGAGGTACGATTCAAGATCTGGGACTCATAATATGTACAGAGAATACAGAGATCTTTCTGTCAGTGGTGCTGTAACACAGTGTTATAGAGATATGGGTGCCCGTCATCGTGCTCGTGCACATTCTATCCAAATCATTAAAGTAGAAATGGTAAAGGCAGCCAACTGCAGGAGACCACAAGTGAAACAATTTCACGACTCAAAAATCAAGTTCCCATTACCTAAACGCATTCAACACAAGAATCGTATGCCACTCTTCAGTGTAAGGAAACCGCGTACCTACTtcctttaa
- the LOC117224698 gene encoding TM2 domain-containing protein almondex has translation MNIIHTNTKNVILIFLATLLITVKQASMAYESVVNNMMKEVNVNSTPAYSSKKDEISGSCPSGTVCSELGGECLNCNLNPNCVYGAVYIANCTVLDQIDCIGNQNFQKKYICRYCYQTEHWEHYCQQKNSCSSVASPRQYYRTNCTVNGDILCLGRRKFMKNLLCNWTVGYRWSTALILSITLGGFGADRFYLGHWHDGIGKLLTFGGFGVWTVVDVILIAVRYLGPADGSLYI, from the exons atgaatattatacatacTAACACAAAAAATGTGATTCTCATTTTTCTGGCGACTCTGTTGATCACTGTAAAACAAGCTTCCATGGCATATG AAAGCGTGGTCAATAATATGATGAAAGAAGTCAATGTAAATTCTACGCCAGCATACAGTAGTAAAAAG GATGAGATATCTGGATCATGTCCGAGTGGTACTGTATGTTCAGAACTAGGTGGAGAATGTTTAAATTGTAATCTAAATCCAAACTGCGTATATGGAGCAGTGTATATCGCAAATTGTACAGTCTTAGACCAAATCGATTGTATC GGCAATCAAAACTTCCAAAAAAAGTACATTTGCCGTTATTGTTATCAAACAGAACATTGGGAGCATTACTGTCAGCAGAAGAATTCTTGCAGTTCTGTGGCATCTCCTCGACAATACTATAGAACAAATTGTACAGTGAACGGAGACATTCTGTGTCTAGGTAGACGCAAATTCATGAAAAATTTACTGTGCAACTGGACTGTAGGATACCGATGGTCTaccgctttgattttaagcattACTTTAGGAGGTTTCGGAGCTGATCG GTTTTATTTGGGTCACTGGCATGATGGAATTGGAAAGCTGTTAACTTTTGGAGGATTTGGTGTATGGACAGTAGTCGATGTTATACTCATTGCTGTGAGATATTTAGGTCCAGCGGATGGATCATTATACATTTAA